Proteins co-encoded in one Methylomonas albis genomic window:
- a CDS encoding efflux RND transporter permease subunit has translation MFSIFIKRPVMAIVLSLSFLFMGFLAIRTLPVSQFPDIAPPRVTISLSFPGSSADVLVKSSLITIERAINGVPGMKYIVSDATSAGEATIQVLFELGVDPNIAMVNVKTRVDQVMSRLPNLVRLEGVVVNFVQPSMLMYVNLYSKDKNADQKFLFNYAYVNVIPEIQRIYGIAQAQILGARQYAMRIWLNPDRMRAYSVSTEEVMDAISKQSIIGRPGRIGQSTGMAAQSKEYVLIYQGWYNTPEQYADIIIRANSEGEILRLKDIAKVDLDSEFYNIYSDKDSFPSASIVLKQNYGTNATKVIEDVKAKLEELKKSFPEGMDYEINYDVSRFVEASIHKVLHTLGEAFVLVTLVVFLFLGDWRSTLIPILAVPVSLIGSFAVMSAFGLSINLITLFALVLAIGVVVDDAIVVVEAVHAKMEAEHLTPFAASRVVLGEIGGAIVAITLVMVSVFVPIAFMSGPVGVFYRQFSIAMASSIIISAIVALSLAPVLCAMILKNTHGQPKRRTPIALFIQGFNYLFEKVTGRYVKLLETVVTRRIVTVLVLVAFSFGIFTIDKTLPAGFIPGEDQGMIYAIIQTPPGSTIEVTNKVARQLEEVAEKIDGVQSVSSLAGYEVLTEGRGSNAGTCIINLKDWTQRKVSVEDVIRQLEEKTHDFGAVIEFFQPPAVPGYGAASGLAFRLLDKTTGTDYFQFDKLNQEFMAALRKRPELTGLFTFYAANYPQYELKIDNKLAMQKGVNIDKAMENLDIMIGSTYEQGFIRFNNFFKVYVQALPEFRRFPTDVLNYYVKNDAGEMVPYSAFMTVQPQQGPNELTRYNLYNSAAIRAEPAPGYTSGDAIKAIKEVAKATLPQGFDVAWEGLSFDEAARGNEALVVFAVVLVFVYLVLAAQYESFVLPLVVICSLPAGIFGSFLLLKTMGLANDVYSQVGLVMLVGLLGKNAVLIVEYAVQKQEQGMSVREAAIEAAKARFRPILMTSFAFIAGLVPLAFATGAGAVGNRTIGTSALGGMLFGTLFGVVLIPGLYYIFAKLIEGKRMIKHEDVNPFTETYHYGTQDADE, from the coding sequence ATGTTTAGTATCTTTATTAAAAGACCGGTGATGGCGATTGTATTATCGCTTAGTTTCCTGTTCATGGGATTCCTCGCCATCCGCACCCTGCCCGTTTCTCAGTTTCCGGATATTGCACCGCCGCGCGTAACGATTTCCTTGTCCTTCCCCGGCTCCAGCGCCGACGTACTGGTGAAATCGTCGTTGATTACCATCGAGCGGGCGATCAACGGCGTGCCGGGTATGAAATATATCGTCTCTGACGCCACCAGCGCCGGCGAAGCCACGATTCAAGTGCTGTTCGAACTGGGCGTCGATCCGAATATCGCCATGGTCAACGTTAAAACCCGCGTCGATCAGGTGATGAGCCGCTTGCCAAATTTGGTGCGCTTGGAAGGCGTGGTGGTCAACTTCGTCCAGCCCAGCATGCTGATGTACGTCAACTTGTACAGCAAGGATAAGAACGCCGATCAGAAATTCCTATTCAATTACGCCTACGTCAACGTCATCCCGGAAATTCAGCGCATCTACGGTATCGCCCAAGCGCAGATTTTGGGCGCCCGCCAATATGCCATGCGGATTTGGCTGAACCCGGACCGGATGCGCGCCTATAGCGTTTCCACCGAAGAAGTGATGGATGCCATCTCCAAGCAAAGCATCATCGGCCGCCCTGGCCGGATCGGCCAAAGTACCGGCATGGCGGCGCAATCCAAGGAATACGTGTTGATTTACCAAGGCTGGTACAACACGCCGGAACAATACGCCGACATCATCATCCGCGCCAACTCCGAAGGCGAAATTCTGCGCCTGAAAGACATCGCCAAAGTCGATCTGGACAGCGAGTTTTACAATATCTATTCAGACAAAGACTCGTTTCCGTCCGCATCCATCGTCTTGAAACAAAACTATGGCACCAACGCCACCAAGGTTATCGAAGACGTTAAGGCCAAATTGGAGGAGTTGAAAAAATCCTTCCCGGAAGGCATGGATTACGAGATCAACTACGACGTGTCGCGTTTTGTCGAAGCCTCGATTCATAAGGTCTTGCATACCTTGGGCGAAGCGTTTGTGCTGGTCACCCTGGTAGTATTTTTATTCCTCGGCGACTGGCGCTCGACTTTGATTCCGATTCTGGCGGTGCCGGTGTCGTTGATCGGTTCGTTCGCGGTGATGTCGGCCTTCGGTCTATCCATCAATCTGATTACGCTGTTCGCTCTGGTATTGGCGATTGGCGTGGTGGTCGACGACGCCATCGTCGTGGTCGAAGCGGTGCACGCGAAGATGGAAGCCGAACACCTCACCCCCTTCGCGGCCTCCCGCGTAGTGTTGGGTGAAATCGGCGGTGCCATCGTGGCGATTACTTTGGTCATGGTCTCGGTATTCGTGCCCATCGCCTTCATGAGCGGCCCGGTCGGCGTGTTTTATCGGCAGTTCTCAATCGCCATGGCTTCGTCCATCATCATTTCCGCCATCGTCGCCTTGTCGTTGGCGCCTGTATTGTGCGCGATGATTTTGAAAAACACCCACGGCCAGCCCAAACGTAGAACCCCCATTGCCTTGTTCATCCAGGGATTCAACTACCTATTCGAAAAAGTCACCGGACGTTACGTCAAATTATTGGAGACGGTAGTCACCCGCCGCATCGTCACTGTGCTGGTGCTGGTGGCTTTCTCGTTCGGCATCTTCACCATCGATAAAACCTTACCGGCCGGCTTCATCCCTGGCGAAGACCAAGGCATGATCTACGCGATCATTCAAACCCCGCCCGGCTCGACTATCGAAGTCACCAATAAAGTCGCGCGGCAACTGGAAGAAGTCGCCGAGAAAATCGACGGCGTGCAATCGGTGTCGTCGTTGGCCGGCTACGAGGTATTGACCGAAGGCCGCGGTTCTAACGCCGGCACCTGTATCATCAATCTAAAGGATTGGACCCAGCGCAAGGTCTCGGTGGAGGACGTGATTCGCCAATTAGAGGAGAAAACCCACGATTTCGGCGCGGTGATCGAATTCTTCCAACCGCCGGCGGTACCCGGCTACGGCGCCGCATCGGGTTTGGCCTTCCGACTGTTGGATAAAACCACCGGCACCGATTACTTCCAGTTCGACAAACTCAATCAGGAGTTCATGGCCGCGCTGCGTAAACGCCCGGAATTGACTGGTTTGTTCACCTTTTACGCTGCCAATTATCCGCAATATGAGTTGAAAATCGACAACAAATTGGCGATGCAAAAAGGCGTGAATATTGATAAGGCCATGGAGAATCTGGACATCATGATCGGCAGTACCTACGAGCAAGGCTTTATTCGCTTCAACAACTTCTTCAAGGTCTATGTGCAAGCCTTGCCCGAGTTCCGCCGCTTCCCGACCGACGTATTGAATTACTACGTCAAAAATGATGCCGGCGAAATGGTGCCTTACTCGGCTTTCATGACCGTTCAGCCGCAACAAGGCCCAAACGAGTTGACCCGTTACAACCTGTATAACTCGGCGGCAATTCGCGCCGAACCGGCACCCGGCTACACCAGCGGCGACGCCATCAAAGCGATCAAGGAAGTGGCCAAAGCGACTTTGCCGCAGGGATTTGATGTGGCCTGGGAAGGCTTGTCCTTCGATGAGGCGGCTCGGGGTAATGAAGCGCTGGTGGTCTTCGCTGTGGTCCTGGTGTTTGTGTACCTGGTGTTGGCAGCCCAGTACGAGAGCTTCGTGCTGCCCTTGGTCGTGATTTGTTCGCTACCGGCCGGGATTTTCGGTTCCTTTCTGTTACTAAAAACCATGGGCTTGGCCAATGACGTGTACTCCCAAGTCGGCTTAGTGATGTTAGTCGGCTTGCTGGGCAAAAACGCGGTATTGATCGTCGAATACGCGGTGCAAAAGCAGGAACAAGGCATGTCGGTGCGTGAAGCCGCCATCGAAGCAGCCAAAGCCCGGTTCCGGCCGATTTTAATGACCTCGTTCGCCTTCATCGCCGGTCTGGTGCCGCTGGCATTCGCTACCGGTGCTGGCGCGGTCGGCAACCGCACCATTGGCACTTCTGCCTTGGGCGGGATGCTGTTTGGCACCCTGTTCGGCGTGGTGTTGATTCCCGGGCTGTATTACATCTTCGCAAAACTGATCGAAGGTAAGCGCATGATCAAGCATGAAGACGTCAATCCATTCACCGAAACCTATCATTACGGTACTCAAGATGCTGACGAATAA
- a CDS encoding efflux RND transporter periplasmic adaptor subunit, whose translation MKYKTPLFIILIATLLSGCNQSDTEHLEEKPKLEATTPFREDTSVTKEYVCQIHAFRHIEVRALERGYLQNIFVDEGQLVHQGQPMFKIMPNIYQAELLKAQAEANNMHIEYLNTKGLADQKIVSENELALAKAKLDKANAEVKLAETHLGFTSINAPFEGIMDHLNARNGSLVEEGALLTTLSDISKLWVYFNVPESEYLDFKTQKSDAAVTKVKLRMANGKVYNQDGVIETIEADFDNTAGNIEFRATFANPDKLLRHGETGTILMKKPYKHALLIPQKATFEILDKTYVYVIKEDGKLEQRLITIAAELPYLFIIKEGLQDGEKILLEGLRKVHAGDEVEINLLTPEKVRSELKLYTE comes from the coding sequence ATGAAATATAAAACTCCTTTATTTATTATATTAATAGCCACTCTGCTGAGTGGCTGCAATCAATCCGATACCGAGCATCTCGAAGAAAAACCAAAGCTGGAGGCTACTACACCCTTCCGTGAAGATACTTCGGTTACTAAAGAATATGTCTGCCAAATACACGCATTTAGACATATTGAAGTGCGCGCACTGGAAAGAGGGTATTTACAGAATATATTTGTCGATGAGGGCCAATTGGTTCACCAAGGCCAGCCTATGTTCAAGATTATGCCAAACATCTATCAAGCCGAACTACTAAAGGCTCAGGCTGAAGCTAATAATATGCATATCGAATACCTGAACACTAAGGGATTAGCCGATCAAAAAATTGTGTCGGAAAATGAACTAGCCCTGGCAAAAGCCAAGCTGGACAAGGCCAATGCCGAGGTCAAACTCGCGGAAACGCATTTGGGCTTCACCAGCATCAATGCGCCATTTGAAGGCATTATGGACCATTTGAACGCCAGAAACGGCAGCTTGGTCGAGGAGGGTGCCTTATTAACTACGCTATCGGATATTAGTAAATTGTGGGTCTATTTTAACGTGCCGGAAAGCGAGTATCTGGATTTCAAAACACAAAAATCCGACGCGGCAGTAACCAAAGTTAAATTAAGAATGGCTAACGGCAAAGTTTATAACCAAGACGGTGTTATAGAAACTATCGAAGCCGACTTCGATAATACCGCCGGCAATATCGAATTTCGCGCCACCTTCGCTAATCCGGATAAGCTACTCCGCCACGGCGAAACCGGCACCATACTCATGAAAAAACCTTATAAGCACGCGCTATTGATCCCGCAAAAAGCCACCTTCGAAATTCTCGATAAAACCTATGTGTATGTAATTAAGGAAGATGGCAAACTTGAACAGCGCCTCATAACAATCGCCGCCGAATTGCCCTATTTATTCATCATCAAAGAGGGTTTGCAAGACGGCGAAAAAATCCTGCTGGAAGGCTTAAGAAAAGTCCATGCCGGCGATGAAGTGGAAATCAATTTATTGACACCTGAAAAGGTCCGCTCTGAATTGAAACTCTATACCGAATAA
- the rpiA gene encoding ribose-5-phosphate isomerase RpiA, translating into MNDKQLVAQHAVQQVQSGMIVGLGTGSTANFFIEELARRQQQEGLKFKAVASSVVSTIKAQQLGLPLLAINHIDGLDLYVDGADEVAPDLTLLKGRGYDLVREKLLAKAADSFLVLIDASKKVKRIGENFPIPIEVTPFAWKLVQRSVAAIGGHGTLRQTPNQDGLSVTSHGSLVLDVVFEASIDGKTLNERLNAIPGVVAHGIFCGLTRAVFCGRDGQVEEHWA; encoded by the coding sequence ATGAACGATAAACAACTCGTTGCCCAGCATGCCGTCCAACAGGTACAAAGCGGTATGATCGTCGGTTTGGGAACCGGCTCCACCGCCAATTTTTTCATCGAAGAACTGGCCAGACGTCAGCAGCAGGAAGGCTTGAAATTCAAAGCCGTCGCCAGCTCGGTAGTCAGTACCATCAAGGCCCAACAACTCGGACTGCCCTTGCTGGCAATCAACCACATCGACGGCCTGGACCTGTATGTAGACGGCGCCGATGAAGTCGCGCCAGACCTGACCTTACTAAAAGGTCGCGGTTACGATCTGGTCCGGGAAAAACTGTTGGCCAAGGCCGCCGATTCTTTTCTTGTACTGATCGACGCCAGCAAAAAGGTCAAACGCATCGGCGAAAACTTCCCCATCCCCATAGAAGTAACGCCGTTCGCCTGGAAACTGGTGCAACGCAGCGTCGCGGCCATCGGCGGCCACGGCACGTTAAGGCAAACGCCGAATCAAGACGGCCTGTCGGTCACGTCGCACGGTAGCCTGGTGCTGGACGTCGTATTCGAAGCCAGCATCGACGGCAAAACCCTGAACGAACGACTGAACGCCATACCCGGCGTCGTGGCACACGGGATTTTCTGCGGCCTGACCCGCGCGGTATTTTGCGGACGTGACGGCCAAGTTGAAGAGCATTGGGCGTAA
- the lpxD gene encoding UDP-3-O-(3-hydroxymyristoyl)glucosamine N-acyltransferase translates to MLITDLAQRCDATAQGGDSTTFINSAADIMSAHPHQVTVLSDGKYKKYLKDSKASACFITEQLIDGEIPDNLTLLVCKDPEISFLNAVKLLHPEPVFKRQVSEHAVLADTATLGFDVHVGPFATVGQQSSIGDSSTIEAGARIGNHVMIGKHCHIHPNAVIYDHSIIGNNVIIHAGAVIGADGFGYKFRDNQHVKVPHVGHVEIDDNVEIGANTCIDRGALGPTRIGAGSKIDNLVQLGHNNIVGRNVIICGQSGISGSCTIEDGAILAGSTGVADHVKIGARAVVMARSGISGDVDPGAQVFGSPAKDRKVAWKELAALAKLPELLQKFKALEARVVKLEE, encoded by the coding sequence ATGCTCATTACGGATCTTGCCCAGCGTTGCGACGCCACCGCCCAGGGCGGCGACTCGACAACTTTTATTAATTCCGCGGCCGACATCATGTCCGCCCATCCTCACCAAGTCACCGTCCTCAGCGACGGTAAATACAAGAAATATTTGAAAGATAGCAAGGCATCAGCCTGCTTTATCACCGAACAGCTGATAGACGGCGAGATTCCGGACAATTTGACCTTGCTGGTCTGCAAAGACCCGGAAATCAGCTTTTTAAACGCCGTAAAACTGCTACATCCAGAACCAGTATTTAAACGCCAGGTGTCCGAGCACGCGGTGTTGGCTGATACCGCCACGCTGGGTTTTGACGTACACGTCGGCCCATTTGCTACGGTTGGTCAACAAAGCAGTATTGGTGACAGCAGCACTATCGAGGCCGGCGCGCGTATCGGCAATCATGTGATGATAGGCAAGCACTGTCATATCCACCCCAACGCCGTGATCTACGACCATAGCATCATCGGCAATAATGTGATTATCCACGCCGGTGCGGTCATCGGAGCAGACGGCTTTGGCTATAAATTCAGAGACAACCAACACGTTAAGGTGCCGCATGTCGGGCACGTGGAAATCGACGATAACGTCGAGATTGGTGCCAACACCTGTATTGACCGCGGCGCGTTAGGCCCGACCCGCATCGGCGCCGGCAGCAAGATCGACAATCTGGTACAACTCGGCCATAACAATATCGTCGGCCGCAATGTGATTATTTGCGGCCAGTCCGGCATCTCCGGCTCCTGCACCATCGAAGACGGCGCAATCCTGGCCGGCAGCACCGGCGTGGCGGATCATGTCAAGATCGGCGCACGCGCCGTGGTGATGGCCCGCAGCGGGATTTCCGGCGACGTCGATCCCGGCGCGCAAGTATTCGGCAGCCCGGCCAAGGATCGCAAAGTGGCCTGGAAGGAATTGGCGGCGCTGGCCAAATTGCCGGAGCTGTTGCAAAAATTTAAGGCACTGGAAGCGCGAGTTGTCAAATTGGAAGAGTAG